TCCGAGGACCAGTGCAGTCTTCTGGCTAGCAGCCCTGACGAGAGCTGGCCTTCCTCCAAGAGCTACAACCTCAACCTTACCCCCAGCAACACCACCTTCAATAACAACACAAACGCCCAACAAGGAAACAACATTCGCCAACCCACAAATAGCTCCACcactggaagtgacgtcatcatGACTCCTGGTTCCAGCACCACTTCCACCACCACCCAAAATGAGAACGTCCGTGTGGTGCATCTGAAGAGAGGGCTTAACCCTGGAGATCCTCCTGAGATCCTCAAAATGTCCTCTGACACTGTCACCTTCGGAGAAGAGCGTGAAAGTATCCTGTAGGCGATGTCTGGATCTACCACAGTCTTGGCTAATTTATCTTTTGTGGTGTCAATGCATGCTAAATACACGGAACAGTGACTATGACATTTCTAAATGTTAAGTGTAATTGAAGTGTGCTTCATTTACATCTGTCCATCACCTACTCATCATCGACCATCTAATAGTTACATATATGTGGTGTTACCGTACAGTATTAGTAGGTTAATCACACATTAATGTTACCAGTTGTATGgctataaaatattttgaaattgcaGCTGTAGATGAATATTCAGTAGTGTTTCCCAAAGGACAATATTGTAGTACCTTGTCATGGTAAAGCACCCAAACTTTGTGTAAACCCTTCAAAAAGTATGAATATTAACAGTCATTCTGGTTTGGAAATGTGTCGTATTGTGTTGTCCTGCACGCTGTCATTGTTCTGTAGTTAAAGTAATATATAAGCAGTGACAAGCATGTGTCAGACTGCAGTCCTAAATTAGCCAGTAGAAACTGCATGCACATTTGATGCTAGTCTTTAACAGTTATAACTATACTTTTGGCAGCTGTCCTGAAAAGTTAAACGGGTTTTGTGATGCTTGTCTTCAACATGGTATGAAATAAACCTGCATTGACAGTATCCATCTTTCTTGAGTATTTGTTTGAGGaagaaaaattactgaaataaacatttagctGTTCTGTACACACTCGTGTAGAAATGTGTTCCCATAAGACGGTTTTCAAAGAGCAAACTTATTTTAGTAACGTGAATTACAGATGGGTGGCACCAGTACTTCATGCATTACAATTATATCCCACATCCTGAACACTTATAGTGGCCATTCAGTGTGTGAATTAATGACTCTGAGGTTTTTAAAGGAATTTCTATCAATACTTTTCGCAGTAAGATTCGTCTTGCGCAAACGAATTGTTTTCTGCGTCCCTAGCATATTacacaaacctttttttatttaaacggTTATTTAGTGCGCTTTGACTAACTTTTGTGGTTAATTAAACAATTTGAAGCGCAGACGAAACGTATATGGGTGAAAAATAGACAGTAGCCTAtagacccccccccaccccattgTCCCAAACCCCTCATAATCTGAACCTTACACCCTTGACAGTACTAGTAGTTTCACAGCCTGAACGGTAATAAGTTAAAAAGATGAATGCATttgcacaacaacaaaaacgatGCATTTGTCACCATAGCTCAGACAAGGACACTGACTTcatatttagcatttaattatgtacagtataaaagtgCCATTTAcgttataattataaaattttctgtaatataaacatcacattttcagcagaaagagaaaacaaaagtacatttttacaGAGTCCGCAGCCTTTAGACGAACAGGATTGCGTTTTGCGCAACATCTTGTCAACATAAAAGCAAAGGGGGAAAAATCCTGCTTTTTGAGATTGCTTGCTTAATTACTGTTTTCCTTTCAAATCTTTCCAGTCTTTTTGAATCTTCCTTTGGAAGAAAGAATATGAAAGTCCGTATATAACTAACTCAGAATCTTTTTATGTCCGTTTGTGGGAATCCTTTGTCATTCAAGACGAAGTCCAGGCAAATGACACgggacccaaaaaaaaaaaaaaaaaaacacaaacagcccCTGTTTTTGCTCCATGACcgaaacacctgcaaaagattgtgtgtgagagagagagggggagagaggagTGTTTAGAGAAGGCAAAAGGACAGAGATCCGGACAGACTGGCGCCAGGGAGGAAGCCACAGGACGTTTTTTTCGGACTTTTAACCAAACACTAGCGAAATACCGGGCAATACCATACAGCTCCAGATGGAGGTGTCTACACGAGCATCTGACATATATTTGATAGTACTGTTACAGTATAATAATGTAGCTATAAGCAAGCATTACTGAACaattaattcaccaaaaaaattaagattctgtCACGCTCTTGTTATTCCAAATctctatgactttcttctgtggaccacaaaaggactttttttttcttttctttttgtgcttcACAGAATATAGTTAATTTCAATTTTTTGAGTGTTTTCAGAAGCATCTTCAGTTTTGAGAATCAACGGTTAATGacatttctaacatttgtaaTAGAACGTATTATATCATGTTTAAATGACTTATCAAAGTTATAAAATATCCTTGTCTATAAGTCCgtgcataatttataataaacatgtaCAGGGTGCGCTGCACTGCTGGCTAACAACCCAACTGCCCCACGTGCAAGTTTAACAGTTGCATCTTCTCATGTGAAACCCTCGATTTCAGAGTATAGCATCTAACTTACCATTTCAACGTTACAGGGTTATGAGGTCATCTGAGTTGATCTCTCCTTGAGTGTTACTGGGCTGTTAATTAACAGAAGTAAACAATGATTTCCAGTGTATCTGCCAGCACACGTTAACATTTATGTCGGTTTATAAATGAtgcttctttttaattattaatgctgacattacattacatattgttCATGTCGCttttttattaatgctgaaaTTACACTGCATACTGTTGTCATTGCACATATTGTTTCTATGTTCTTTCTTAAATAATTTCTTATATAATTGATTAATTGCGACGTAAGATTTTTCATTAGGCTATGCCAATGTGAATTACTTTGACTTGCTAGCATGGTAAGTCAGTATGAAATGTCTTGCCTGGAAGGAGATGATGCTACCAGCTCCGAGTGATCTGACAGTCTTTTTTGGAGGGCTCTGTCCGAGGATCTGCTGTTGCGGGTTCTGGTCCAGTGCGATCTGAAGATCCAGAATGTAGTCTATGACATGCTGCAAGATCTCCATCTTACTCACGCTCTTGTTCTGCGGTAAGCTCGGCACGAGCTCCTTCAGCCTGCTGTAGCAGTCATTCATGTTGTACAGGAGACTGAGCGGGTCGTCCGAGGAGCTCTTGCTCCGTGAGCTGCCGAGATTATGCTCCGAAAAATACAAGGCGGGTTTCCTTATGGACCTCACCGGACTGACTGCCTTCATAGTGGATAACGATGTTGTGGTTAATTTCAGAGCATGCGATTCTCCCACAGATCTGTGCTGGCCTGGAAGCTTGTTGTCAGTGCGTTTATATAGCAACCGAACTGGGTTCGTTATGAGGCATAAAGAATTAAGCGGATTGGTCGATGAGACGACGTCAGTCTGTGCACCGGAGCATCAGCATTGGCCAAAGTTGCAGCACGTGAGCACCTCCCACATCCTCTGCATTCTTTCCTAGTGCTGAATACTATCTGAGCAACTGCGTGCACAGACCAAAAAACGTAACGTCACATGTATAAATAATGGAACGGACTTGCAATGGATTTACATTTGTAACGTCTCACAGCATTAAAATCAAGTCATACTGAAAACTTTATTAACGCCAGATGTTTTTATTGCAAGTGTATTAGTAGTTGCCCCTCTCTCCATACCCATTGCGTGCAC
This portion of the Cyprinus carpio isolate SPL01 chromosome A20, ASM1834038v1, whole genome shotgun sequence genome encodes:
- the LOC109112774 gene encoding DNA-binding protein inhibitor ID-2-like is translated as MKAVSPVRSIRKPALYFSEHNLGSSRSKSSSDDPLSLLYNMNDCYSRLKELVPSLPQNKSVSKMEILQHVIDYILDLQIALDQNPQQQILGQSPPKKTVRSLGAGSIISFQPSNTQGEINSDDLITL